AGTGACAAACGACTCCATCCGAGGCTGCCGgatgaaaatttgaagaagctgcccaaaagcaaaaatgccGAACAGGAGCAAACTATCGAGTACTGGAGAAATCAGGCAAAGGCAACCGTTGAGAAGCTGGtgggaaagaaggaaaacacaaacattgccAAGAATGTCATCATGTTCCTGGGCGATGGAATGTCCATCTCGACCGTTGGTATGGCACGCGTCTATGCGGGCGGTGAAGAGATTCCACTATCCTTCGAAAAGTTTCCGTACGTTGGAATGTCGAAAACATACTGTGTGAACTATCAGGTGGCCGATTCCGCCTGCACTGCCACTGCCTATCTGACAGGTGTGAAGGGCAATTACGAAACGATTGGCGTAAATGCGCACGTATCGGTGCGTGACTGCGAGGCGGCACGGAACCGTAGTACGCACACATCCTCCATCGGTCAGTGGGCAATGGATGCGGGTAAGGACGCGGGTATAGTTACCACAACACGTGTTACACACGCTTCTCCTTCGGGGATGTACGCCCATGTCGCATTCCGTGATTGGGAAGATGATTATTGGGTGAAGCAGGATGGTTGCGATACTGACCGGGTTGATGATATTGCGGAACAGTTGGTGTACGGTGAGACGGCTCCACGGTTGCGCGTGATTTTGGGTGGAGGACGGCGTGAGTTTATGGATCGTGACGTACATGAGGATTATGAAACGGGCAAAGGAGGATACCGATCGGATGGAAGACATTTGATCAACGAGTGGCTTCGGAACGGTCCCGTCGGAGAGAATCGGACGTTTGTGTGGAAACGATCGGATTTGTTGGCGGTTGATCCACACCGAACGGATCGATTGCTGGGAATGTTTGAACCAAGTCATTGTGTGTACAATTTGGATAGGGTGCACAAAAACCTGGTCGAAGAACCAACGCTCTCCGAAATGGTGGACAAAGCAACAGATATACTCAGTACCAACCCGGAAGGGTTCTTCCTGTTCGTTGAGGGAGGACGAATCGATCATGGACATCATGACAATCAGGCAAGATATGCTATTGATGAAACGGCAGAGTTTGCGAAAGCGATCGAACTGGCACGGAACAAGTTCAGTGAAGAAGATACCTTGATTGTCGTGACGTCTGATCATTCGCACAGTGTCAGCTTCGCTGGGTATCCGGTAAGAACTCGTCACCACGTTGCTCCACAGTAGTTACCTAACAAATCGTCTAACTTATCTTGATAACAGAATCGTGGCAATGACATCTTTGGGACAGCAGGTACCGGAACGGATGGTATTCCGTACATGACAATCAGTTACGCAAACGGGCGGGGGTTCTACAAGCATGTCGATCCAGTAAAAGGATCCCGTGCCAATGTGCGAGAAATGCCAGATGCCAGTGCAGATGACTTTGAATTTCCGGCCATGTTACCAGTCGAGCTGGAAACGCACGGTGGCGAAGATGTGGCAGTGTATGCGTCCGGTCCATGGTCTCATCTGTTTACTGGTTCGTACGAACAGAACCTCATACCGCACATGATGGCGTACGCTTCGTGCATTGGTCATGGGTTGAAGGCATGTACGAATTAATTATTCTCAAAATCAAGTATCGAATAAAGTAAATTATATACATGCGAGTTAAATTGCTTGACCCCATAGGCAAGTGGTTTGATTTTCTGTAAGAATTCTTCAAAATCCAGCATATTAAAATGCCACACGCTCGCCAGGGGGTTGATTAACCACCGATTAATCACTTCTAGTTGACAGCAGGCATGCGCGGATAATTGATTAAtgagtttttgtgtgttccgtCTCCGGATACGACGTAGTAGCAGCGTGCTGCTCCTTTCGCCATATAAATGTCATAAAGATTTACCAAAAGTGCGATTTATTACTTGGCGTCTGCTCCGGATAAGCGAACAATGGCTTGAATATGAAACAATATCAAAATTTGTTTGGGTTCGTTTAGATCCGTCCAAGATCGGGTGCGTTCGGTTGATGGTATTGTTCATTTGATAAGCACAATATTAAAGCATTATGGAACCATTTCAAGTGTACAATAACTCAATCGAAATAATCTGATAACACACGAAAGGAATGAATAGGAGACATATGTAAGGATTAGTCGCGACAACTGTTATATTCACTTCACCAGCTGCTTACGCCACCAGCTCAAGGGTACTTCTACTCTAGACACTATGTACAGTGACCCATTCTCTGATAAGCAACACTTATCGCACGAATGCTTGCGCATCAGCATCGGTGGataatgttggtttttgtttgtttggtttttttgtctctACATCGATCAAACGATAACTGTTCAGTTGACAGATGGGCCCAATGATTGTTCGAATAGATGGTTCGTATTAATTATCGCCTCATTAGCACGGCAAAGAAACATCCGAGAAGGACCGACAATTGCAGAACGAGTCCACTTGTACCAGAATTGGAATCGTCGAAGTAATCGCCGATTTGGGCAATGTAGGAGATCAAATACGGGATGGTGTTTTGTTCGTACACACCACGGAACAGGTGTGACATCGGACCGGACACCCAGACGGCCACATCATCACCACCGTGCGTTTCAGCATCCATCGGTACCATTGCCATGTAGCGCTGATCCATCTGGGTGTAGTCGTACTTGGAGACGTCCTCCCGAATACCCAGATTGTCCTCGGTGTAAGTCGTATAGTAGGACAACCCGTTCGCATAGCTAAGCGTGGTGTAGGGCAGGAAGTCTTCATCACTTACGTCACCTAGTCCGAGTATATCGTTGCCTCGTTCCTATTTGGAGCAAAACGTTTGCAACACAAATTTGTAGAAAATATACACTTGTTAAGCCAGAAGTATTATCACTTTCACTTACGGGATATCCGTTGTAGGTCATGGTGTGTGCATGATCGGAGCTTACAACGATCAGTGTATCCTCCTCGCTGGTCATTTTGCGCGCCGTATCGATAGCTTTGGCCATCTCAGCCGTTTCATCCAGCGCTAATCGAGCGTACGTTTCATGGTGAGCCACATCGATTAGTCCACCCTCCACGAACAGCACGTATCCTTTCTTGTTCCTCTGCAACAGTTCGATCGCTGTTCGAGTCATGTCCTCTAGCGTTGGTTCCATTCGCTGCGCTTCATCATCACCCACCAGCTCCAGATTGTACTTCATGTGTCCGCTTTCGAACAATCCTAGCAAATAGTTCGTGTTGGAGGTATCCACCGACAGTAGCTGCTCACGGTTCCAAACGTACTGCGATCGTCCCATTgctgcgtgtgtttgtttccacTGTTCGATCAGATTCTTACCATCCCGTCGATAGCCGGGTTTACCCTCTTCGTCCATCGTTTCTACCGGTAGCAGATTGGCACGACCACCACCGAGCACTACGTTAAACTGTTTCGCCCATTCGTTGCCCACCAACTGTTCCGCGATGTCATCTACACGCTCCGGGTCACAGTCTGCATCTTGCACTTCTGCGTCATTCTCCCAGTACCGGTTGGCAGTGCTCGCATACGCTCCGGCCGGAGTTGCGTGTGTGATCTTTGTCGTTGTGATAACGCCCGTACTCTTTCCCGCATCCTGAGCCCACTTGAGCAATCCCTCAAAGTCGGATGCATTCCGATCGTACTCGCAGGTATACCGTGGTACGGAGGCAGCTACATTGATCATGCCGTAATTGATCTTCACCCCCGACAGATAGGCCGTGGCGGTACAGGATGAATCGGACACCTGACGGTTAACGCAGTACGTGCGCACCGAACCAATGTCCTTAAAGTTCTCGAACGACAAACTGTTTGCCTCGTTGCCGAGGTACATACGTGTAGCTGCCACCGTTTGGGATGACATACCATCCCCAATGAAGAAGATGACGTTTTTCGCATGATTTGTGTTGTGTGGTGTGGCTAGCTTCTGGGCGAGAGTATGTTGACCCTGCTCCAACCAGTAGTCGGTGTCAAGTTCCCGGTCTTCGTAACCTTGCATCTGAGGCGTATGTGATCTCGACGCTGACGAGCTCGATTTGAACGATCCATGTTTACCACGTCTCGAATGGCCATCGGGTTCACGAGCTGTAGAAAtgtaaaatagaataaaaaatttcaaatcagtAGGAGTTTAGTATTGTTAGGTGACTTTTTTCCAGATCTCGACTCTTACCATTATCGGGAACACTGAAAAGCTGCGCACCAGCTGCGAGCGCCACCAGACTTAGACATACGAAGTACCTGGCAAGGGTCATCATCGCGCCTTTTGCTCTCGACGATACGACTCTCAACGCACCCGATTGTGGACTAAATAAAACACTTCGCGTAGAGTTTTGTAAGGCTCCCTCTCAAATAGCTTTATTTCTCAACTCAAGCGTTATCAACCGGACTGTCCGAGATAAACGCTTCTTGTTACGCAGATACTGTATACAGTTGCGCTCGGGCGGAAGGATGATTAGGTTTGTCCTCGTCGGTCGAAAATTGAtgcatgaaaagaaaatgtttgataatGCAGTGGACCACCACTAACagggaggaaaataaaaccaggAAGACTATCTTTAAGATCCGATTTCATTGTTAATACGACCTTTGATATGGCTATCACGTGTGATAGTAAAACCATTCACATTTACTACGCTATTCGGTACAGCTGCCGGGCGAATGTTCCAACCAGTGCTAGACACATGAGCAGAAGATGCGAGATAGACATCATGCTAGcggcaccatcatcatcatcatcagtatgCTCATCATCGTTCGTCACCCAACCAAACTCTTCACCGATGTTAGCTGCGTATGCCATTAGCATCGGCAACACGTTTTGTTCCGTGCTGCCAGCGAACAAATGAGCCCCCGGACCACTAGCGTATACACCGACATCTTCGCCACCGTGCGTTTCCGATGATAGTGGTACGGTGGCCAGATAGCGCTGTCGGTAGTTCTCGAAGTCATAGTTGGTAACGTCGATACGTTGGGCTGGATTGCCATCGACGTACGTTTGGTAGAACCCTTCACCGTTGGCATAGCTGAGGGTTGTATAAGGTAGATGGTCAACATCGCTCACGTCACCAATGCCTAGAATGTCGCTTCCACGGGTCTGTGAAATGGAAGGATCAAGTAAAGAGTGAACATTAGTGTTTAAGAAACTGGAACATTTCTAGATGCTGTAAAGTGCGgattatttcatttataaaaactaaatgaagtctacaaacataaaaaagagaacagTCAATAGCGTTTAGTGAGATAAAATTTAACCGACTATGGTCGCATCTAAAGAGGACAGTAATACAATGCAATAGTTACAAAATGCTTATCAGTTCATTTTACAATGTTGCCTGCCCCACTGATATGGCGTCCAATAATTACCCTAATGGAAGGCAATAAATCATCACCCACTCAAATGCATTTGCACGTCAGCTGAAGAAAAGAGTTGGCAGATACTAGCAATAAACAAATGCATTACCATCCCAAGAAGATTGCAACATTGTGTCCCAGGGTTAATGTACCGTTCACACCATCATATACGTACCGGATATCCGTTGTACATCAGCGTGTGGCTATGATCTGACGAAACCACTATAAGCGTATCATCCACGCTGGTGCGTTTCCGGGCCAGATCGATCGCTTTGTGGAATTCGTTCGTTTCCTCCAGCGAAAGACGGGGCCGGTTCGAATGATGCGCCGTATCGATTAAACCACCTTCCACAAACAGTACGTAGCCGTCCTTGCTGTCTTCCAGCATGCTTAACGCGGCGTCTACCATTTCCGTCAGCTTGGGTTTCCGATCGCCAACCTGCATATCGTCGATCTCCAAGTTGTACAGACAGTGGCTGGTATCGAACAGACCGAGCAGATAATTCGCGTTCTTCGACTTTGCAGCTTCCATTAGACCAGCCTTGTCGTACACGTACTGTGCTGTACCCATTTCGTTGTGCACCTCCTTCCATGCGTCGATGAGGTTCACTCCGTCTGAGCGAGTTCCATTTCTGCCATCCTCATCCAATGTTAGCTTCGGTAGGAAATGGCGACGACCGCACCCTAGCACCACGTTCAGATTTTTACCGACACTACCGTACACGAGCTGGGTCGCAATGTCCGTCGGTTTGTTTTCGTCCGCTGTCGTGGGACAGTCGGCATTCACCTCACTGTCATCTTCCCAGTCACGATCCGCGCTGCTAGCGTATGCACCGGCCGGACTTGCATGCGTTATGCGGGTATTGGTGACGACTCCGGTCGCTTTTCCCGCATCCTGCGCCCACTGGAGCAAACCCTTAAACTCCGTCGCTTCGTGATCGTACTCGCAGGTGGTACGCCTTACGCTGGCTGCCACATTCAGCATGGCGTAGTTGATCTTCACCCCGGATAAGTACGCGGTGGCAGTACATGCCGAATCGGCCACCTGCCGATTAACGCAGTAGGTTTTCGTGAGCCCAAAGTACGGAAACTGTTCGAATGAGAGGGAAACATTCTCGTTGCCCAGATACATTCGGGTAGCAGCCACCGTAGAGAGTGACATCCCGTCGCCAATGAAAAACACTACATTCTTCGCCCGGCGATCAGTTTTTGGTAGCGCGGTATGATCTTGCAACGATTTCTGAGCTGCTGTCCGCCAATATTCCGATTCTTCCTCAAGCGCATCGTACACTGGTTCCCTGTCCAAAGCTCTACGGTCCGGACTCGGATGCTGTTGTTGATCGTGCGGATCGATAGGTCTCCGGCCTCCATGCACCGTAACGGTGCAGATGGTTGCAACCGTTAGTGCAACTAACACGGCACAGTTCGTCCAACGGAACATGGTGTGGCGAGGAAATAGTGTCGATAAACAGGCACAGTTCCTAACTATATACACTGTGCATCGATGTACGGCGAAACGAACACTGGCGAGTATTGTGATGCACTGAATTCGTTTTCAAGAGCCTTCCACAATCGTTACCTTTAAGCTGTAACCCGCTCATGCTTATCAAGTGGAATCGATCGGAAATTGTTCAAAAGGTGTGATCTCttacaaataaaaagtaaGGCTTAAAAGAATAAGCCATTGTTAGAAATAAAGGAATGTgccgaggaggaggaggttTCAACTGCTCATTGCCTTGTATCTTGCCACCCGTACCCGAAACCAACCGTGAATTATCAATCATTGCTTGCAAGAGATAATCTTActgtcggtgttttttttgttttgtaccttGAGCAGTTGTGCCAAATGTTGTGCCAAAGACACACCTTGGCGTTGGCGTGATTACCACGTGAGAGGCTTTACGGTGGCAAACGTGCTGCTGCCAGTTTCATTTGTTCACCGAAGTCATCTATATCATGGCGACATACTGGGAGGTGATCACACCAACCGCCATAGAACCGGCACGATGGGGAAGCCCGTGTAGCGATTAGATTCACGTGAGTAGCCTTTAGAACACGAGCACACCTTGCGGCGTGAGTACGAAGAAAAGAATGATACTAACTCGTGTGGTGCCCAATGAATACGTGTCGATTAATTAGCTTTATCAATAAACAATCGTAGCTGTTTCACCCCCCATATGGCGTCGTATTGGCgccaaaacatttgttttagtcgggttttttttttattagacgAAATGAGTTGCCAAATGTGTTTATCGTAAAGCAATTCCGTGTGATTGATTCGATTTCTGGTTGGATTTTGGTTGCACCTAAATTACTCTTTTATTATAAGCTTTAATTTGTAATGCGTTGTACAACTGTTATTGAAAACGAATTACAGAAGGTAAGGTTATATTCGACTTTACGTATTTTAGGACATTGACCCGAAAGATAAGCATGGCGTTGAAGGATTATCCTATTAGAGTTTCTAAAACCGGATGTATTAAAGTCTTTTTAAAGAGGCAGAAACATTAAACACAAACAGCTTTTGAATACTTGTTTCCGATAAGGGAAAGCTCCTTTTTAGCTACTGTGTCACTATCCAAAGCTAAGAAATCGTTGCATTATGTCAACCGGCAATGATTTCTAGTCGATTTCCAAAAGTCAAAAGCTAGCCCATCTAGGGACGATAGCACCATCAACACCCATTCATTAATCACACAAACCGTTACTGACAGCTAGTGAAAAATGGCAGGATCGGGTTCTGCTGGGTGAAACCCTTTTTAGAAACCACACCAACCAACCCGCCCGTTACTTCAACCTATTCCTCCCCCCCACTCCCACATGGTACGGCGGGTATCTTAAGGATAAACTTTCAAAATCCCATTGCCTGTCCACTGGTGTCCCGTTCTGCGCCATCATCGTGTCGCCTGCTCGTCCCCGGTTTCTACCTCACTGCAAAACCACAATGGTGGCACTGCAGatatcttcatcatcttccatCGGGTGAAACATTCTATTTTTCCGGACAACGGTCGACCATTGTTGCCGTTTTGTACAAcccgaaggaaggaaaaatgagACTTTGCTGTTGCAAAAGCCTAGCTGACTTCTTGCGGTttagtttttggggaggtaaCTTACAGCCCAGCCCGGGCTGGGTGTCTGTACAGAATGAAGACAACCACCGGTGCTTAACCCTGTTCTTTGTGGGAGCTTTGCGTTGGAACCCTTTTATAAATGCGGAGGCCTTACACGCCTTAGTATGATAATTTGTTGGTTAGAATGGTTAGGATTTTACGGACTGTTTCAAttatcggtttttggggggggcgAGAGTTGACGAGTGACGGTGTAATGAATCCTAATTATTCTGTTGCACGTGTTTGGAGTTTTTTCAAAGTTTGTATCATTGATCAATAtctttttcattgttgtttaatttttatgaattgTTGCAAAATTCTTAGCAATATTTTCTTCCATGTGATATATGTTGTAGTGTattgatttaatattttccttaaTTTAAATACTGAAGAATCTCTTCAAGAATCTCTCTAGAAGCTCTAAAGTAGATCCATATTAGTTTTAATTCAAAgtcttgtgttttgttcaatttgaAATGATCTGATCAGGTACTAAGGGATCGATGCAAGACTAGTTTATCTTTGTCCTATGTTTATGTTCTTAGCAGCATTTTCTCGTATGAATCTTAAATTCACATACAAACTTGAGGTTATATGGTGGTTGAGGGATCTTTCCTGGGTataaaatgatttgtttaaagATTATTCGTGTCCAACATTTCTATTTGATGTGTTTGTCTATTACAAAGACAATCAGATACAGATCACATCAGTACATAAATATTTGCATGAccaatttttttgagaatggatgaatatattaataaatttagaaAAGGGTTCtttagaatttaaaattttgagaattttgaAAGGGTTACTTTTCGAAGGTTGAATAATTCAAGCAGAATGGGCTGACCAttcttaacgaaaaaaaaaaacatttaattcaatgcttttagttttaatgatgatgaatgatgtttgaattttatagCAAAGAATGAAATGTGTATACGCGAAAACTGTGTCATTTATAGAACATTATTTACATGAAAAAGATATGTAACATGAATTCTTTTGTTAAATACATCGtgtaattttaaatcattaaatgATACAGCaatcataaattaaatctCTGGCAAACATGCTTTACATGGTGCAAATGCAAATATCCGACCAAGCTGTTTGTAATTCAATTCCTTTTATTTCCCATTCCGATTTGCAAACACACAGCCCCCGTTGCAATTTTACTTGCGACCATTGCGAAATTGAAATCGAACGCCAACCATTTAAAACACGCACCAAAAATGTTGCTCACTGTCGACAGctattttgtttataaatagcTGAACATTAATAAATGAAAAGCAGCGCTATGTGTTTACTGTAACGGTGCCCACCTCATTAGCGTGACCACCATCATGCCTTACGTCCGAGCCTCGATCTGCCCTTTTTCATCGGTGGCCGATCGTCGTTGGCGGACGATATCAAACGGCAGcatcataaattaattattacgaaaTTCCTTTCACTGTCCATCGCGATTCTGATGACTCGTGAGTACAACCCCCCGGGGGCCTACCCCGATCACTGGATTTcaacgaaaatgaagaaaacaacaaaaaaaagaagtacaaaTTCTCATCCGAATCCGTCTCGCTCGATGGTGCTAATTAAAATTCAGCAAATAATTCATTTGCCTCCGGAACGTCAACCACCTTCGCGCCTTTTTAGTTGCCGCAAATCGTTCCATTCCGGGTGTCCTTTGCGATACACTTCGAAAGGTCACAGGCATGGACAGAAAGCAGTTTCTTGTCGATTTCAAtcctccccctcccctcccTCCCTCGCCCGTTCATGGCGTAGTAGAATATGCGATGAAACCCGGAGGACGATAGAtctaggaagaaaaaatcaattatcgaCAGGAAA
The DNA window shown above is from Anopheles funestus chromosome 3RL, idAnoFuneDA-416_04, whole genome shotgun sequence and carries:
- the LOC125769500 gene encoding uncharacterized protein LOC125769500; the encoded protein is MFRWTNCAVLVALTVATICTVTVHGGRRPIDPHDQQQHPSPDRRALDREPVYDALEEESEYWRTAAQKSLQDHTALPKTDRRAKNVVFFIGDGMSLSTVAATRMYLGNENVSLSFEQFPYFGLTKTYCVNRQVADSACTATAYLSGVKINYAMLNVAASVRRTTCEYDHEATEFKGLLQWAQDAGKATGVVTNTRITHASPAGAYASSADRDWEDDSEVNADCPTTADENKPTDIATQLVYGSVGKNLNVVLGCGRRHFLPKLTLDEDGRNGTRSDGVNLIDAWKEVHNEMGTAQYVYDKAGLMEAAKSKNANYLLGLFDTSHCLYNLEIDDMQVGDRKPKLTEMVDAALSMLEDSKDGYVLFVEGGLIDTAHHSNRPRLSLEETNEFHKAIDLARKRTSVDDTLIVVSSDHSHTLMYNGYPTRGSDILGIGDVSDVDHLPYTTLSYANGEGFYQTYVDGNPAQRIDVTNYDFENYRQRYLATVPLSSETHGGEDVGVYASGPGAHLFAGSTEQNVLPMLMAYAANIGEEFGWVTNDDEHTDDDDDGAASMMSISHLLLMCLALVGTFARQLYRIAYICGALQNSTRSVLFSPQSGALRVVSSRAKGAMMTLARYFVCLSLVALAAGAQLFSVPDNAREPDGHSRRGKHGSFKSSSSASRSHTPQMQGYEDRELDTDYWLEQGQHTLAQKLATPHNTNHAKNVIFFIGDGMSSQTVAATRMYLGNEANSLSFENFKDIGSVRTYCVNRQVSDSSCTATAYLSGVKINYGMINVAASVPRYTCEYDRNASDFEGLLKWAQDAGKSTGVITTTKITHATPAGAYASTANRYWENDAEVQDADCDPERVDDIAEQLVGNEWAKQFNVVLGGGRANLLPVETMDEEGKPGYRRDGKNLIEQWKQTHAAMGRSQYVWNREQLLSVDTSNTNYLLGLFESGHMKYNLELVGDDEAQRMEPTLEDMTRTAIELLQRNKKGYVLFVEGGLIDVAHHETYARLALDETAEMAKAIDTARKMTSEEDTLIVVSSDHAHTMTYNGYPERGNDILGLGDVSDEDFLPYTTLSYANGLSYYTTYTEDNLGIREDVSKYDYTQMDQRYMAMVPMDAETHGGDDVAVWVSGPMSHLFRGVYEQNTIPYLISYIAQIGDYFDDSNSGTSGLVLQLSVLLGCFFAVLMRR
- the LOC125769857 gene encoding alkaline phosphatase-like; protein product: MYRIIRLVVILATVLGVALGSLNDEYDSDKRLHPRLPDENLKKLPKSKNAEQEQTIEYWRNQAKATVEKLVGKKENTNIAKNVIMFLGDGMSISTVGMARVYAGGEEIPLSFEKFPYVGMSKTYCVNYQVADSACTATAYLTGVKGNYETIGVNAHVSVRDCEAARNRSTHTSSIGQWAMDAGKDAGIVTTTRVTHASPSGMYAHVAFRDWEDDYWVKQDGCDTDRVDDIAEQLVYGETAPRLRVILGGGRREFMDRDVHEDYETGKGGYRSDGRHLINEWLRNGPVGENRTFVWKRSDLLAVDPHRTDRLLGMFEPSHCVYNLDRVHKNLVEEPTLSEMVDKATDILSTNPEGFFLFVEGGRIDHGHHDNQARYAIDETAEFAKAIELARNKFSEEDTLIVVTSDHSHSVSFAGYPNRGNDIFGTAGTGTDGIPYMTISYANGRGFYKHVDPVKGSRANVREMPDASADDFEFPAMLPVELETHGGEDVAVYASGPWSHLFTGSYEQNLIPHMMAYASCIGHGLKACTN